aaagctgtttgatttgtaacaatttcaaggactgcttgcaagcgaataatgcgatttaacatataaataggagtacgataaccccaggatccatcttgagcccatgtagcgggaccataatattgaattatgcgttctggagaccaatcatctccccattgtcccaaatgtaccgtgctagagcggggctgacggtgtaatgtatcaaaaatcttcactcctaatttatgaccgtgatcgtggggtaggaggaaaaattctgggcggattattcctaggaaacaagttccactccactgtaaggggagacgagtataagctttattaccacatacccagaataatccatttggggatactccatatccccgttcccaaactcttttaagagtggggtttgattggtatggtcctgtgatggtggaactggtacaattccaaagctgaatactgctattagacaggggtaggcaattagttttaaaaacagtggataagaaccaagtcaggggtttaggaaaccaaatgaaattaccaggcgaaatgcgaatccatacagccttgcagggactttttcctactgggtatttgccgattcgtgagagacaataaaaaccagaggggacgttagagagagaccaagtttctcttgatctcgttcggttagttgtccaaattcgggaaatcatggtcaatgaattgagggactacccccaccaaggccattgctctgacatccgtggacccccgcagacccaacaattggttacattaaaagttcctgcaattttagttgcaagatctacaaaaaggttatctcccccaactgcattaccgaaactttcatggttatttggatggactcgaactaagtccggctgtcttaaaggggcaggcattttcgagtgtggagtggaacttttcattggaacagtacgctggtgtatgcaaaaccagagtccatcagggcatggtgggcctgagtcacccttccaaccgttaagagggaaaggagtgctattaggaatctgtatataatgacccatattatttccttatttttccacacaaggggtatatggatgttgggtggtattttctgcgcagcatttctcaggaactgaggtatgggaaataaaattaccctcctttcttccccaaatgtggtcctgaaacaggaccactgtgtctctgcatttcttacatttcacacctgataaagacataggcaaactgagaaaaatcaaagaacataacaataacattgtgaatcaagtctttctgcgaaatcgcaaagtaagaggtttttctccaggaacacaagtccagtctgagttcgtatcagggtcctgaggcgcctctacaggtcccttaaatctggatgcgtgcgtccaccccttctctcttgtttgtgctgcagcctctgtagttaagagaacttggtatggaccttcccactggggctggagtttttcagttttccaggtcttgatgagaatccaatctcctggttccactttatgtaaagaaaagtctagaggcggtgtttgtgccaatagtcctctctttcgtaaatctgcaagagagcgtgacagtgcctgtaaatagttcctaacaaatatatccccttcccccaaggtgggacacccctcaactgtactccagaagggaagcccaaacatcatttcataaggggacaaccctacatcttttcgtggggcagtacgaattcacAATAAAGCCAgaggcagacactttatccaaggcattttagtttccaccattaattttgtcaattgcatttttagggttccattcatacgttcaaccctccctgagctttgtggatgccaaggggtatgcaatttccaagagacctgtaatgtattacaaatcaattgctggatttttgaagaaaaatgtggacccctgtctgagtctatagaatccattataccatatctggggattatctactctaggaggaggcgagctactgtagaggctgtagcatttactgttgggaaggcttccacccatcgggtaaagtgatctattaccaccaacagatatttccatctttggacttgaggtaactctgtgaagtcgatctggatacgttgaaaagggcgtatggctaatggttgacctcccatggtccttGTCCTCAttactttcttattaattttcgtgcataggtgacaattctgcacctcctgttgggccaaggtgtagattcctttacacacatattctcgaagcactgtgtcacataaggcttgggtgccccagtggctctgatgatgcaggtgttttaaaatattgcgagttatttctttatttagaaccattcttccatctggtgtcttccatgttccatcaggcagctggtttgcgcccagctgagccatgtccttttcttccttagcagtgaaaatgggagccttctttatgccttgtcttattgggattaaggtcagcaaacggacttcttgttgcatggttgcccttttggcttcttcatcagccagtctgtttccaattgctgtcggggtatctcccctctgatggcctggtatgtagaccactgctatttcctggggtaatgtcaaggcttctaaagtcagagtaatcatctgttcgtgtgccaattcctttcctcttgatgtaattagaccacgctccttccagatcttaccaaaggtatgcactaccccgtatgcgtatttggaatcagtgtaaatcgttccaattttctttgccagtattctgagggctctctgcaaggcatatagttcacaggattgtgctgaccagcttccgggtagtctcgtggattctactactttccaagtatttccttctattatagcatacccacttcttctcattccgttaacacatctggcggagccgtcaatgtagaattcatatccttctcccagcggagtatcgcaaaggtcttctcgggtcttgatctgaagatccgtcaactcgacacagtcgtgctccacctctctctct
This genomic window from Narcine bancroftii isolate sNarBan1 chromosome 3, sNarBan1.hap1, whole genome shotgun sequence contains:
- the LOC138757176 gene encoding endogenous retrovirus group 3 member 1 Env polyprotein-like; amino-acid sequence: MISRIWTTNRTRSRETWSLSNVPSGFYCLSRIGKYPVGKSPCKAVWIRISPGNFIWFPKPLTWFLSTVFKTNCLPLSNSSIQLWNCTSSTITGPYQSNPTLKRVWERGYGVSPNGLFWVCGNKAYTRLPLQWSGTCFLGIIRPEFFLLPHDHGHKLGVKIFDTLHRQPRSSTVHLGQWGDDWSPERIIQYYGPATWAQDGSWGYRTPIYMLNRIIRLQAVLEIVTNQTALALQLLASQQGQMCSAIYQNRLALDYLLATEGGVCGKLNLTNCCLQIDDNGQAIRKIADNIRTLSHVPVQTWHPFAKLNWMDKWFGGTWWRTLLWVIGGILFLLLILPCIIPCLRSLVISMVQQAMQPGGLGDPVRILLQHEINVS